The genomic interval GTCGGGGCAGGCGTACCGGGCGAAGTACCAGGAGCTCTCCACGAAGGTGTCCATGGTGTCGGTCTCCCGCCGGGCGGGCTTGCCGCAGGCGGGACACGAGGTCTCGTAGAAGGAGGGGATCTCGGCCAGGCCGGGCACCTTTTCCTGCCCGAAGTCCACGTCCTCGGGCAACGCCACCGGCAGCTCGCTCTCCGGCACCGGCACCACGCCGCAGGTCTCGCAGTGGATCACGGGTATGGGGGCGCCCCAATACCGCTGGCGCGAGATGCCCCAGTCCCGCAGCCGGTAGTTCACGGTTCCCGCTCCCCAGCCCTGCTCCTCCAGGTGGGCGGTGACCTTCGCCATGCCCTGCACGTTGGGCTCCCCGTCGAAGGGCCCGGAGCTCGCCATCCGGCCCTCTCCCACGTAGGCCTCCCCCATGGCAGCCCCGTCCAGGGCAGGGCCCTCGGGCTGGATCACCACCTTTACCGGAAGGCCGTACTTGCGCGCGAACTCGAAGTCGCGCTGGTCGTGGGCGGGCACCGCCATCACCGCGCCGGTGCCGTACTCCATGAGGACGAAGTTCGCGGCGAAGATGGGCACCCGGTCCCCCGTGAGCCGGTTCACGCAGTAGGCACCGGTGAAGACCCCCTCCTTCTCGTAGTCGTCGGCGGAGCGCTTGGTCTTGTCCTCCCGGCGCACCCGGTCCACGAAGGCGAGCACCTCCGCCTCCCGCCCGGTGCCACGGGCGAGCTCGGGAATCAGGGGATGCTCGGCGGCAAGGCTCATGAAGGTCACCCCGTAGAGGGTGTCGGGCCGGGTGGTGAAGACCCGGATCGCCCCCTCCCGGTCCGCCAGGGGAAACTCCACCTCGGCGCCGTAGGACTTGCCGATCCAGTTGCGCTGCATGGTGAGCACCTGGGGCGGCCACCCGGGAAGCCGCTCCGTCCAGCCCAGGAGCTCGTCGGCATACTGGGTGATGCGGAAGAACCAGCCCCAGAGCTCCTTTTCCCCGACCACCGTGCCGCACCGCCAGCACTGGCCCTGCTCCACCTGCTCGTTGGCGAGCACGGTCTCGCACGAGGCGCACCAGTTCACCGCCTGCTGCTTTCGGTAGGCCAGGCCCTTTTCGAGCATCTTGAGGAAGAGCCACTGCTCCCACTTGTAGTAGGAGGGGTCGCAGGTGGCGAGCTCGCGGGTCCAGTCGTAGGAGAACCCCATGCGCTGGAGCTGTTTGCGCATGTAGGCGATGTTCTCCCGCGTCCACTTGGCGGGATGCACCCCGTGCTGGATGGCCGCGTTCTCGGCCGGCAGCCCGAAAGCGTCCCACCCCATGGGGTGGAGCACGTGGAAGCCCCGCATCCGCTTGTAGCGGGCCACCACATCGCCGATGGTGTAGTTGCGCACGTGCCCCATGTGGATGCGCCCCGACGGGTAGGGGAACATCTCGAGGACGTAGTACTTGGGGCGGGAAGGGTCCTCCCCGACCTCGAAGGTCCGCTCCTCCGCCCACCGCCGCTGCCACTTCTCCTCGATCTCCTGGGGCATGTACTTGGGGTCCATCGGTGCGCTCCTCGCGACGCGGGCCGGGGACGGCAAGGACGGCCGAAAACCCGCGGGAAACCCAGAAAAACCAGAGGCGCGACGGTAGCACACGGCCTGGAGCGATTCAAGGAGGCGGGAGCCCACAGGAACCGGGCCCCTCTCCTTCCCGTGATCTCCTTTGTGGCTTCGTGCCTTCGTGTCTTCGTGGTTCCAGGGTTTCGTGCCCTTTGGTGCCGCCGACGGCACCGCTCACGAGGTGGACAGCGTCGAGACCCATCCCATCGACGGAT from Thermodesulfobacteriota bacterium carries:
- the leuS gene encoding leucine--tRNA ligase translates to MDPKYMPQEIEEKWQRRWAEERTFEVGEDPSRPKYYVLEMFPYPSGRIHMGHVRNYTIGDVVARYKRMRGFHVLHPMGWDAFGLPAENAAIQHGVHPAKWTRENIAYMRKQLQRMGFSYDWTRELATCDPSYYKWEQWLFLKMLEKGLAYRKQQAVNWCASCETVLANEQVEQGQCWRCGTVVGEKELWGWFFRITQYADELLGWTERLPGWPPQVLTMQRNWIGKSYGAEVEFPLADREGAIRVFTTRPDTLYGVTFMSLAAEHPLIPELARGTGREAEVLAFVDRVRREDKTKRSADDYEKEGVFTGAYCVNRLTGDRVPIFAANFVLMEYGTGAVMAVPAHDQRDFEFARKYGLPVKVVIQPEGPALDGAAMGEAYVGEGRMASSGPFDGEPNVQGMAKVTAHLEEQGWGAGTVNYRLRDWGISRQRYWGAPIPVIHCETCGVVPVPESELPVALPEDVDFGQEKVPGLAEIPSFYETSCPACGKPARRETDTMDTFVESSWYFARYACPDFAQGMLDKARTEHWMPVDQYIGGIEHAVLHLLYSRFYTKVLRDLGIAAVDEPFTNLLTQGMVCKETQRCPTHGWLLPEEVAEGSCAKCGAAVERGRTEKMSKSKKNVVDPEHLVRNYGADTARLFSLFAAPPEKDLDWNEEGVEGASRFLRRVWRLVAENEGWLRDTRAFPGGELEGASLALRRKVHETVKKVTENIEDRFHFNTAIAAAMELVNELASFQPQNEGSRQVFREAVDALLKLLAPMVPHVAEELWEALDNATPLAHTPWPAWDDAALRRETVLVVVQVSGKVRGRIEVPAGAAEDEVRATALADENVCRHLEGKTLVKAVYVPGRLLNLVVK